The region AATTGCTGGATCCAGCGACGTCCGTTGACGCGAGCAGCCCGTTGAAGACCAGCCTTGAAGGAGGGGTCGATAGCGCGTACTTCAAGCATGCTCTTCTTGATTTCGCGTTCGTAGTACTCGTACAGTAAGGCAGGTTCCCTGCAAACAGATGTGTAAAAGCGGGAGAGCCGGTCGAATTTTCCATTTTCAAGCAGCTGGAACTGATGAAAGTGATAGAACAGTAAAGGGGAGTCGTTCACTGTAAGTGCCCCCGCGCTATCTTGGCTGAATTGATATTGTTCGTAGTTCCACGGCGCGATGCCAGCGCCGGGATGTTGCAAAATATGACAAGAGGAATAGCGCGCAGGCCATTCGTCCAGATATTTCTGGTCTCCCATCTTGCCATCTTCCAATCGATAATAGCACCATGCAATGCATTGTTCCTTCCAGCGAGCCAGGCAAGCCATACCTTCTTCGTCGCGGCGAAAACTGACCCATTCCACGCAGAAGCGACCATTGACTTCGCGATCCTTCAGGCGGGGTGCAAAGCGATGTTCGATGATCGCTATCGATGCATTGCCGATCTCATCGAGCAGAGGTTGTATAGCGGAATAAAAGAGAAGATCGGCATCAAGATAGGTAATGAAATCAATCTCGGGGTTTTGTTGCAATACGTACCAAGGCAGACAAGGAGAAAGAGTCCAGCAATATTCCGCTACGCCACGTTCATTTTTCACCGCTCGCAAGGCCTCGTCCTCGATTGCACGAAGAGGGATGCATTGCACAAAGGGCAGATCGAGTTGTTCAAGCAGGGTCTGGGTCTTTTCATCCATACAAAGCACAAAGGCTTTGGCCGTCGGACAATGCGTCGCCAGACTGCGGAGCATGGCAATCCCTTTGATCAAGTAGCCGCTATCAAATAAAGTGCAGAAATAATGGTGTTTAGGCGGCATTGCGGGTTTTCCTGCAAACATATGTTCGGTTGTAGTGGCAGGCACCGGGGATATTTGAGTCTGACTCTTGCGAGAGTGTAAAAGTCTCTTGTAGTTCCAAGCCATAACGAGCGAAAAGCTCAAGTAACTCCGCTTCGTTAAAATGGATTTCTACAGTTTCGACACCGTATGCCTGTTTGCGGAAATATTGATGTGGCAGACCAGTTACGACCGGCGTGCGATGAAAGATGGCGAATGCTTTTGCAACGCGTGCTGTTTCAGCAATGGCTTTCTCGAATTCCGGGATGTGCAACAAGCAACATCCTGAGACTACCACATCGAATTCGCCATTGCCAAAGCTTAGGGTAGTGGCATCTTGTACCGACAGCGATATTTCGGGATGGCGTTTTTTTCCAAGGTCGATAAATGCGGGCGAGTAGTCACAACCGCTGTAATTGAACGGCAATTGTTTTATTTTCAATACTTCCGAGTAAAAACCGCTTGAACAGCCAACTTCCAGAAGGCTGCGGGTTCCGCTTCCCTGGTAGATGCTTTGCAGGGCCTGAACCAGGATATCAAAGACATCCACAGCTTTACCTCGGCGGTATTCTGCCAATTGTCGGTCCACCAGTTCACGTTGCCGGGAGGGGAGCAGTTCGGATTGCCAAGATGTTCGCAGTCGATTGGCTTCTTGGTCAGCGTGCTCACCGGTGATCGGTTCATAGAGGGATGAAACGGATTTCTCGGCAAAGAGGGCATCGTGGATTTTGCGCAAGACACGCTTCAAGCGAGGGCAGCGACCAAGTATTTTTCGCAGCGCGGCTTTCATTTTTTGCTCCGATAATGGCGCTCCAGAATGGGGGCCAGTTCTTTCATCCGATGGGCGTATGTATGTTCGGACAAGGTGCGATTTTGGCCGGCGCTGGCGATTGC is a window of Herbaspirillum hiltneri N3 DNA encoding:
- a CDS encoding class I SAM-dependent methyltransferase, whose translation is MKAALRKILGRCPRLKRVLRKIHDALFAEKSVSSLYEPITGEHADQEANRLRTSWQSELLPSRQRELVDRQLAEYRRGKAVDVFDILVQALQSIYQGSGTRSLLEVGCSSGFYSEVLKIKQLPFNYSGCDYSPAFIDLGKKRHPEISLSVQDATTLSFGNGEFDVVVSGCCLLHIPEFEKAIAETARVAKAFAIFHRTPVVTGLPHQYFRKQAYGVETVEIHFNEAELLELFARYGLELQETFTLSQESDSNIPGACHYNRTYVCRKTRNAA